The sequence below is a genomic window from Pongo abelii isolate AG06213 chromosome 15, NHGRI_mPonAbe1-v2.0_pri, whole genome shotgun sequence.
TTCTGAGGTATCACAAGAAATGAAGCTATGCAAACAATAATAGGAGGGTGCAACAGGGGAACTGTAgactttatatatgtaattactGTTATTATAATACTATTgttatattaaacatatttactCACACTTTGCCTCCAAGGAGCTAGAGTAGTCCTCTGGATTAAGGTGATAAATAACTTGAGCACTTTCCCTCAACCAGCCCTCAActagaacacagaaaataaaaccaagactGGAAAGTCCCCTCTACCCCTCCCAGGCCCAGAGCTAGCTGACTGTGTATGAGCCTGGGAGAATGTGTCTCCTCCACAGTGGCTCCCAGAGGTTCCACACACTCTCTGAAGCTCCTTCTCCCACACTGCACCTACTCCTTGAGGCTGAACTGGTCACAGACAAACTGGGATCCAGCACAGTCCAGCAGTTCTCAAAATGAGGTCCTCTGGCCACAGTGCGTGAGAACTTGCTTGGCTATTTGTTAAATGCTAATTCTTGGGCCCCATCAGAGCTGCTGCATAGAAACCTGAGGGTAAAACCCAATATTCTGCATTTCTTATCAAACTCTTTGGGTGATAACTAAGTGTCTGAAGAGGTGACTTTCCTGACAGAAGGACCCAAAGAGGGAAGCAGGACATAGGTAGGCAGACAGACACAGGGCCCTGTGCCTCAAGACACCTGTTTATTGGGGACACGACTCTGCAATAGGGATGACAGGAATCGTACCAAAAATAGCGACGTCTACAGGGCCCCTGATGGGGCTAGAAGGGTACAGtgccccccaccctcaccccttatacaaaaataaactctcaCGCCTATGGACCAGCAAAGACCGGCAGAGTGGCTCCTCAACAGGGACACAAACCCTCTCTGCCAGCCCAGGGACCCCGTTCTTTGACCCTCACCTCTGCCACTTCTAAGGCACTGTGACTCCCTTGGGCTGGGTGGGTACCGCCAGCCCACCCTCCTACGCCCGCCGCCCCTTCCACCTCTGGTCCGCCTGGGGCTGGGATAGGGGTCCCACGCTGCCCCCTGCTGGCTTCTCTACCCAACTACCTCTAGCGCTCCCCCGCTCCGGCGGGGTAAGCTCACTAAGCTAATCGCCCCTGAGGGCTCACTACCGTTCTTGCccccccagccctgcctctccGGGTCTGGACAGCCCGGagccctcctccccttcctgcgAAGGACTGGGAGGGGTCTCTCCTGATGGTACTCGGGCATAGGGCGGGGACGCGTCAGCCTGAGGTGGCCGGCGGCCCCTAGCCCGGCGGCTGTGGTGCACTTGAAGGTGCAAGGCCATGAGCTCTGGGGCTCCAGTGGCGAAAGGGCAGAAGAGGCAGCGGTGGAGGGCACCCCCAGGCCCGGCCTCGCCTCCCGGCCCTGCCCGCAAGGACAGGTCCAGGGGTTCGGCCTCACCGCCTCGCCCGTTGCGCAGGGTCCTCCCAGGGCTGGCGGGCTTCCGACGGGACCCCGGCCCAGCACCGCTAGAAGGAGGCCGGGGACTTGAGGCGCCCTCCACCCACGTCGCAGGCTGCGGAGGCGGCTTGGCTCCAGATTGCGGGGCCGAACCCCGCTGGGAAGGAGGTGGTGGCTCCGGGGGTGGCCCGGGGCCGGCCCCGCTCCTCTGCTCCCGGTGGTGGCGCTGTAGGTGATACTTGAGCGAGCCGGACTGGGTGCCCGCGTAGTCGCAGTGCGGACACTTGTAGGGCCGCTCGCCTGGGGAGAGTGGGTGCGATAGGGTCACGGGGTCACGATCACTTGCACGCAACCACCCGAATTTCGCCCAATTTACAGACCTCATTCTCAGAACCAAGAAAGGGCACTGCGTCTCCCACCCACTTTGATTTAATAAAGGAGCGTTTCCCAAGTGATCTCATCCAGCCAAACTGAAGGCTTCGGAACAAACTTCACCTCCTAGTGTTTCGGTAGCCCTCACCTTTCTGCCCGCCCCCAGTCCCCTCTCCACGCCGGAGGCTGCCTCCCTCACCTGTGTGCACTCGCAGATGCACTTTGAGGTGATGTGCTGAGCGGAAAGATTTTCCGCAGAAGGGACAATCCTTGCCGGTGGCGCCCCGGCCCACTTCAGGCCGGGTCCCTCCAACCAACAGCCCATTCTCTTCTGCAACACATACATTAAGAGGAAGTCAGGGGGGCCTACACCCTGTCCAGGTGCCGCGCAcccaccccacacccaccccaTAGTGCTGCTTCCCCTCGGGGTCCAGGAGGAAACAGAAAGTCTGAGGGGTTAGATTTGTTGTGACTAAAGAGTTAGGTGTTCTCAAATGATggcaaagcctccaggaaaacaaaacaaaacaaaacaaaaaactcaggaGAAATAAAAGGTAAGTTCTTTTAACAAGGAAGCTACGAGGGAGTGGCGGCGTAAGAGTCAGAGGAGGACGCGGCGTACCCGGAGAGCGGAGGGTACCTACATACCCTGCGTGGCGGTCGATCTTGCCTGGGCCCCAGCAGCAGAGGCAGAGTGCCCCGGTCCCTCACCCGGGCGCGGGTGCAGGGAAGCCAGAGGGCCCAGCGACCTGCCCCGGGCCCAGGTTTCCTCCTCGGCCTCCAccacctcctcttcttcctcaggctCCTCCGCACGGTGCCGGCGAGCCCGGGCCGGGAGAGCAGAGGACAGCGGGCGGAAGCCTCCGAAGCTGCGGCCGGGCCCGGGCTCAGCACCCTCGCCGTTGGGCCGGCCCTCGCCAGCTCGCAGGCTCAGGTAGCCCAAGAGGCTCGGGGGCTCACGGCGCTCGGCCGGGGTGGGCGCCGGGGCCAAGAGGAGCGCTGGGCCCAACGGCTCATAGGCCAGCAGGCCGAGGTCAGGAGGCTGGGGGGCCCGGGCAGGCCCGGAGCCAGGCCCCGGGGCACGCAGTGGGCCCAGCTTGCTGGCGTGCACCTTCATGTGGTTCTtaaggaaccagggctccttgaaGCAGCGGCCGCACACCGGACACGCATGATCGAAGGAGGCCTTGTGCTTACGCATGTGGCCCTTGAGAAACCAAGACTGTGTAAAGCTCTGGCCGCACACTTGGCAGCGGAACTCCGGAGGCGCTGGGGGCTCCTCGGGAGCGGCAGGAGCTGGGGTCGGGGTTGCCTCACGTTCGGGCTCCGGCTCCGGCTCCGGCTGGGGGACTGATCTGGGTTCGGGCTGtggtggaggctgaggctgaggctgaggcgcAGCGGAGGTGGCCGCCAGGGGACGCTCGGGAGCCCCGTGGGCCGTCAGGCTGTGGTGcagcagctcctcctcctggCTGGAGCCGAAACTGCACAGGCCGCACTTCCAGGGcctatgcaggatgtgcaggtggCGTTCGCGCTCCGCCGAGGTGCGAAACTTGCCTTTGCAGTAGGGGCAACGGAAGGCGGACGATGAAGGAGCCTGGGGCCGCGCCAAGCCCTCAGTGGCAGGGGTGGCCTGCATGCCCCCTGAGCTTCGGGCTCTCCCCAGTCGGGCCTCGCGTAGTAGCGCGCGCTCTTCCAACTCCAGCAACAGGCGTGCAGCAGGACTACGTGGGCGCTCGGGCTGGTGTGTGCGCAGGTGCGAGCGCAGCAGAGCCCGCTGCGCCGCGCGGTGGCCGCAGTGAGGGCACTGGAAGGCCTGGGCGCCTGGGTGCGCCCGCAGGTGCAAAGCAAGGATGGAGTT
It includes:
- the ZNF219 gene encoding zinc finger protein 219 isoform X1, whose translation is MRARAGGGGPGRGRGPGRGRGGRGPAHLPRPHVTLTPAPPARRPPPPPPAPPPPARGSSTAPVAFISSFSSSSLHFPEPKNVKGVHGDLSPQGSRPRAPSGHLAPSPPAFDGELDLQRYSNGPAVSAASLGMGAVSWSESRAGERRFPCPVCGKRFRFNSILALHLRAHPGAQAFQCPHCGHRAAQRALLRSHLRTHQPERPRSPAARLLLELEERALLREARLGRARSSGGMQATPATEGLARPQAPSSSAFRCPYCKGKFRTSAERERHLHILHRPWKCGLCSFGSSQEEELLHHSLTAHGAPERPLAATSAAPQPQPQPPPQPEPRSVPQPEPEPEPEREATPTPAPAAPEEPPAPPEFRCQVCGQSFTQSWFLKGHMRKHKASFDHACPVCGRCFKEPWFLKNHMKVHASKLGPLRAPGPGSGPARAPQPPDLGLLAYEPLGPALLLAPAPTPAERREPPSLLGYLSLRAGEGRPNGEGAEPGPGRSFGGFRPLSSALPARARRHRAEEPEEEEEVVEAEEETWARGRSLGPLASLHPRPGEGPGHSASAAGAQARSTATQEENGLLVGGTRPEVGRGATGKDCPFCGKSFRSAHHLKVHLRVHTGERPYKCPHCDYAGTQSGSLKYHLQRHHREQRSGAGPGPPPEPPPPSQRGSAPQSGAKPPPQPATWVEGASSPRPPSSGAGPGSRRKPASPGRTLRNGRGGEAEPLDLSLRAGPGGEAGPGGALHRCLFCPFATGAPELMALHLQVHHSRRARGRRPPQADASPPYARVPSGETPPSPSQEGEEGSGLSRPGEAGLGGQER
- the ZNF219 gene encoding zinc finger protein 219 isoform X4, translating into MNPIRSTAPVAFISSFSSSSLHFPEPKNVKGVHGDLSPQGSRPRAPSGHLAPSPPAFDGELDLQRYSNGPAVSAASLGMGAVSWSESRAGERRFPCPVCGKRFRFNSILALHLRAHPGAQAFQCPHCGHRAAQRALLRSHLRTHQPERPRSPAARLLLELEERALLREARLGRARSSGGMQATPATEGLARPQAPSSSAFRCPYCKGKFRTSAERERHLHILHRPWKCGLCSFGSSQEEELLHHSLTAHGAPERPLAATSAAPQPQPQPPPQPEPRSVPQPEPEPEPEREATPTPAPAAPEEPPAPPEFRCQVCGQSFTQSWFLKGHMRKHKASFDHACPVCGRCFKEPWFLKNHMKVHASKLGPLRAPGPGSGPARAPQPPDLGLLAYEPLGPALLLAPAPTPAERREPPSLLGYLSLRAGEGRPNGEGAEPGPGRSFGGFRPLSSALPARARRHRAEEPEEEEEVVEAEEETWARGRSLGPLASLHPRPGEGPGHSASAAGAQARSTATQEENGLLVGGTRPEVGRGATGKDCPFCGKSFRSAHHLKVHLRVHTGERPYKCPHCDYAGTQSGSLKYHLQRHHREQRSGAGPGPPPEPPPPSQRGSAPQSGAKPPPQPATWVEGASSPRPPSSGAGPGSRRKPASPGRTLRNGRGGEAEPLDLSLRAGPGGEAGPGGALHRCLFCPFATGAPELMALHLQVHHSRRARGRRPPQADASPPYARVPSGETPPSPSQEGEEGSGLSRPGEAGLGGQER
- the ZNF219 gene encoding zinc finger protein 219 isoform X3, encoding MLGQKERQSQLLPCSTAPVAFISSFSSSSLHFPEPKNVKGVHGDLSPQGSRPRAPSGHLAPSPPAFDGELDLQRYSNGPAVSAASLGMGAVSWSESRAGERRFPCPVCGKRFRFNSILALHLRAHPGAQAFQCPHCGHRAAQRALLRSHLRTHQPERPRSPAARLLLELEERALLREARLGRARSSGGMQATPATEGLARPQAPSSSAFRCPYCKGKFRTSAERERHLHILHRPWKCGLCSFGSSQEEELLHHSLTAHGAPERPLAATSAAPQPQPQPPPQPEPRSVPQPEPEPEPEREATPTPAPAAPEEPPAPPEFRCQVCGQSFTQSWFLKGHMRKHKASFDHACPVCGRCFKEPWFLKNHMKVHASKLGPLRAPGPGSGPARAPQPPDLGLLAYEPLGPALLLAPAPTPAERREPPSLLGYLSLRAGEGRPNGEGAEPGPGRSFGGFRPLSSALPARARRHRAEEPEEEEEVVEAEEETWARGRSLGPLASLHPRPGEGPGHSASAAGAQARSTATQEENGLLVGGTRPEVGRGATGKDCPFCGKSFRSAHHLKVHLRVHTGERPYKCPHCDYAGTQSGSLKYHLQRHHREQRSGAGPGPPPEPPPPSQRGSAPQSGAKPPPQPATWVEGASSPRPPSSGAGPGSRRKPASPGRTLRNGRGGEAEPLDLSLRAGPGGEAGPGGALHRCLFCPFATGAPELMALHLQVHHSRRARGRRPPQADASPPYARVPSGETPPSPSQEGEEGSGLSRPGEAGLGGQER
- the ZNF219 gene encoding zinc finger protein 219 isoform X2, which produces MNGNEWIRNPGGGRENEGGKTERQGKGRRKHCGTWKDVWLAAHSTAPVAFISSFSSSSLHFPEPKNVKGVHGDLSPQGSRPRAPSGHLAPSPPAFDGELDLQRYSNGPAVSAASLGMGAVSWSESRAGERRFPCPVCGKRFRFNSILALHLRAHPGAQAFQCPHCGHRAAQRALLRSHLRTHQPERPRSPAARLLLELEERALLREARLGRARSSGGMQATPATEGLARPQAPSSSAFRCPYCKGKFRTSAERERHLHILHRPWKCGLCSFGSSQEEELLHHSLTAHGAPERPLAATSAAPQPQPQPPPQPEPRSVPQPEPEPEPEREATPTPAPAAPEEPPAPPEFRCQVCGQSFTQSWFLKGHMRKHKASFDHACPVCGRCFKEPWFLKNHMKVHASKLGPLRAPGPGSGPARAPQPPDLGLLAYEPLGPALLLAPAPTPAERREPPSLLGYLSLRAGEGRPNGEGAEPGPGRSFGGFRPLSSALPARARRHRAEEPEEEEEVVEAEEETWARGRSLGPLASLHPRPGEGPGHSASAAGAQARSTATQEENGLLVGGTRPEVGRGATGKDCPFCGKSFRSAHHLKVHLRVHTGERPYKCPHCDYAGTQSGSLKYHLQRHHREQRSGAGPGPPPEPPPPSQRGSAPQSGAKPPPQPATWVEGASSPRPPSSGAGPGSRRKPASPGRTLRNGRGGEAEPLDLSLRAGPGGEAGPGGALHRCLFCPFATGAPELMALHLQVHHSRRARGRRPPQADASPPYARVPSGETPPSPSQEGEEGSGLSRPGEAGLGGQER
- the ZNF219 gene encoding zinc finger protein 219 isoform X5, whose product is MEGSRPRAPSGHLAPSPPAFDGELDLQRYSNGPAVSAASLGMGAVSWSESRAGERRFPCPVCGKRFRFNSILALHLRAHPGAQAFQCPHCGHRAAQRALLRSHLRTHQPERPRSPAARLLLELEERALLREARLGRARSSGGMQATPATEGLARPQAPSSSAFRCPYCKGKFRTSAERERHLHILHRPWKCGLCSFGSSQEEELLHHSLTAHGAPERPLAATSAAPQPQPQPPPQPEPRSVPQPEPEPEPEREATPTPAPAAPEEPPAPPEFRCQVCGQSFTQSWFLKGHMRKHKASFDHACPVCGRCFKEPWFLKNHMKVHASKLGPLRAPGPGSGPARAPQPPDLGLLAYEPLGPALLLAPAPTPAERREPPSLLGYLSLRAGEGRPNGEGAEPGPGRSFGGFRPLSSALPARARRHRAEEPEEEEEVVEAEEETWARGRSLGPLASLHPRPGEGPGHSASAAGAQARSTATQEENGLLVGGTRPEVGRGATGKDCPFCGKSFRSAHHLKVHLRVHTGERPYKCPHCDYAGTQSGSLKYHLQRHHREQRSGAGPGPPPEPPPPSQRGSAPQSGAKPPPQPATWVEGASSPRPPSSGAGPGSRRKPASPGRTLRNGRGGEAEPLDLSLRAGPGGEAGPGGALHRCLFCPFATGAPELMALHLQVHHSRRARGRRPPQADASPPYARVPSGETPPSPSQEGEEGSGLSRPGEAGLGGQER